In Rutidosis leptorrhynchoides isolate AG116_Rl617_1_P2 chromosome 2, CSIRO_AGI_Rlap_v1, whole genome shotgun sequence, one genomic interval encodes:
- the LOC139892398 gene encoding uncharacterized protein, which translates to MENMTKQRVSYSESGQHDIKFFKEYGSIESENVAAIAAATFVVHSFEEKTSSQHQTKEKTRVDVEAATRNRTSRVDKVPSFARPSRPREPYTNRNLNIHGSANTNLDAWEKTELLKIQKRYEKSNLTILEWKNAKKSRAKRRAEEKKKDLDRRRSVSWQHYQNKLARIDHVAGGARSQIEEKKMKDEKKVKERAKEMRSLGVSSPKYCFLC; encoded by the exons ATGGAAAATATGACCAAACAAAG aGTTTCATACTCAGAGAGTGGACAACATGACATCAAGTTCTTTAAag AATATGGTTCCATCGAAAGCGAAAATGTGGCTGCAATTGCTGCAGCCACGTTCGTTGTGCATTCCTTCGAAGAAAAAACGAGCTCCCAACATCAAACAAAGGAGAAAACTAGAGTGGACG TTGAAGCTGCCACAAGAAACAGAACGAGCCGAGTTGATAAAGTTCCATCATTTGCAAGGCCAAGTAGGCCAAGAGAGCCTTATACAAATAGAAATTTAAACATACATGGAAGTGCAAATACCAACCTTGATGCTTGGGAGAAGACCGAATTACTAAAAATTCAAAAACG CTATGAAAAGAGTAACCTAACAATTCTCGAATGGAAGAATGCAAAGAAATCAAGAGCTAAACGTCGAGCGGAAGAGAAAAAG AAGGATTTGGATCGTAGAAGATCGGTGAGTTGGCAGCATTATCAGAACAAGTTGGCGAGAATTGATCATGTAGCAGGAGGAGCTCGATCACAAATCGAAGAGAAGAAAATGAAAGATGAAAAGAAGGTAAAAGAAAGAGCAAAGGAGATGAGATCACTTGGAGTTTCATCGCCAAAATATTGCTTCTTATGCTGA